The following nucleotide sequence is from Cygnus atratus isolate AKBS03 ecotype Queensland, Australia chromosome 15, CAtr_DNAZoo_HiC_assembly, whole genome shotgun sequence.
GTGTGCACTCGCTGGTGCTGGACGAGCTGCGAGTTCCCAGAGAAGCTCTTCCCGCACTCGGCACACTTGTAGGGCTTCTCCCCGGTGTGGGTTATCTGGTGCCGGATCAGCTTGGAGCTCATGCTGAAGCTCTTCCCGCACTCGGTGCACTCGTAGGGCCTCTCCCCAGTGTGGATCCTCTGGTGCTGGATGAGGTGCGATCGCTGCCGGAAGCTCTCCCCGCAGTCGGAGCAGGTGAAGGGTTTCTCTCCAGTGTGGATTCTCCGATGCTGGATGAGGTTGGAGCTCACCCGGAAGCTCTTCCCACAGTCCCCACATATCGTCAGTCTCCCCGCAGCAGGATTTCTCTGCTGGATGGTATCAGGCAGCCTCCTGAAACTTTTTCCATGCAGCATCACTCGACTTTGACTCCTCCCCAGGGGAGGTCTCTGAACCCTTTCTGACCTGTGGGGGGGAACTTGGTCATGTGCAATACTCTGGGAACTCTTCTCCTTGGATAGTTCTGACAGTAAGCCCTTGGGCTTCCCTGGCCCAGGAATGCCCTGGTGGGGATCCTCCTCTTTCTTGCTCGAAATCCCTTCCTCAGctgcaagaaaatgagaatCAAGAAGAGTCACAAGCAAGAAAGGAAGCATTGGACACGGGAAATCAAAAGGGGACAAGTTCTAAAAACTCAACAGATTGACTTGAAGGTTAAAATTTTCTGGTATTTCCCTCCAACCTACTGGGTGGATTTTGCAGTGCTCACAGGAACAAACCCTGAAAATAGCCCTGCATGCTCTGCAGTAACTTGACTCTACTGAAATTATATGCACATCACAGGTAAAAGTTTAGTGCTCAAATGGAAGAAGATTGCTGCTATTCTGGGATATTATATctgaaaatgctattaaaaGTTGAACTGGAAGTCAGAGAAGGGTCATAAAGAACTACCTTGTTCAGCAGAACGTTACTTTCATTACAACGGATGCAATCTCTGCTCTTACTTGTGCTGCTGGTAATGCAGAGAGAGCAAGTGCACGAAGAAGACATTGGCCCTAAGGCATGAAACATGCCCATCGCCTGCAGCATGGCTTATGCCAATCTTAGAGCAGCAGGAAAGTAACTTTCTGTTTCCAACAGTGCAGAACAAATCCACTGTCAAAGCCACTGTTGGTAGAACACAGTCTGAGCACATCGAAGATCCAGCACAGTTGATTCCAGATTATGAACTGCGGAAATCTGATAAACATGAAAGATGAAGGTACTGCAAGTCAGTGGAAGTAACGCCAGCTGAAGTTATGAACGCCTTCTGGGACACAGGCAAAAACCGGCCCTCTTGCTCACACTGTCTTGCAGAAGCGTTAATGATATCGATCTATGCTACGCAGACCCAGGTCACTTGAAAGCCTTTCGAGGACAAGGTGCTTGTATAGATTTCTAGGGCATTTACAGAGAGCAGTGACTCCTTCCACTGCTGAAATCTGGTTTGCTGAGCACCTTAACAGGCTCAAAAACCAGTAACCCCAACTGCGCTGTGGGCCTTGCTGACAGCGGAGGAACAGCTCTTAGCAGGCTTCTGCACTCAGTTGGCAAGACAAGAGCAGTGAGGCACGCACCCTTCTGCTGTCAGGGAAGGGTAAAAGGGTAAGTGGACATCAGAGGGAAGTACGTGGGATGTCGAAATGGCAACACCTATCTCTGAAGAGAGGTGTCACATCCAAATTTAAGACAGGTTAATCaggcaaaacagatttccaTGGCATCTCTTTACATGGACTTCCAGAGATAAAGGCTGTCTTGCTGTTGACTATATGTAGACCCAAAACATGGAACAGGCTGAAGTCTAAAGCCACAGACATGGAGacctccagatttttttctcccccaaagtGACATAGATTTGACTGCTACcttctgattctgtgaaaactctTGTGAAATAAACTGGTAACATATCGGTCCTGTGGGACAGACGTACAAACCACAGGCGCTTCCTGTGGTCTGGTAGAGCTGCGATAAGGAACTGCATGCCTTGGAAGGCGAGAGTCACTACTGAACCGTAAGTATGCAATAAAGGAAGGACTTCGAGCCTACAATTTCTAACCAGAccaatatatacacatatttaatCTTCCTCTTTGTAGTCAGTGTAAGAAAGCATTGCAATATGATTTCACAGCAAACTCCTGAGATAACTTTCATGGCAATCTGGCATGGTAGTTAGTCCAGTTTTTCCCTCAAAGTTTTCGTTAAAATCATCCTTTGAGAGAAACAGGAACTGGAATTTTGCTCTTCACCATGAAGGTATTTCCATTTGCCTGCAGTTACATCCATCCAGGCCTGGAGGAATAGTGTAAGATGATACCCAAACACAGGTTAAGATGACATTTCTGTCAGGCCAGCATGAAGCTCTTGACCTGTACCTCAGACTTACCAAGTAGACGATGGAGCTAGTGAagttgctgtgctgctgttgtgccACAGAGAGATATTCTTCACCTTCCCTAAATTTGGTACTTAcacagaattttgtttctttacgCAGAACTTGAAGAAGTCTTCAAAGCACACAAGAATCAAGTCTTCTACGGTGTTCTGTACTTTTTGgggaaattcagaaattttaagCTTCATATTACATTGTTTACTGCCATGGTTCCAGCTCTCCACTATGAAACTTCTACAACCATTTTTGTTACTTCTGACCTACCAGAAATCTTAACTGGTATCCAGGAAAAGCTGTATGTATAGGGTTTAATTGAAATCATGGTGACTGTAactttctgaaagtattttaagtGGAAGAATGGTAGAGTGTGCTGGGGAGGTGTCACCCGTATGCTTATTCCCTTCCCTGGCATCTACTTCTGGCCAGTCCTGAAATCCCTGAGACATGGCTCTGAGCCGTACAGACCTTTGGTCCAACTCAGCAGCGCTGCTCACATGGCCTCACAACACAGCTGGACTCTTTTAACTGTTGTACCTCACTGTCAGGACTGGAAGGTGGCTGATGTGATGCCAGAGAAAAGGCTCAAGGGGAGATGCAGGGACCAGGAAGCCCGACAGACGTTCCAAGCAAATGAACAGAAACTGGAATATAAGAATTACTGACAGATGATCAAAGAGGGCATACTGGGGAAGAGCTGGCATGGCCTTTGGAAAAAGTAGTCTCATCTCACAAACCACTTAGAGTTCTTCAGAGATAACACCAGTGTTAGCAAAAGGGATATCTGGCTTCCAAAAACATTCCTGAACGACATTTTTGCTTCACCAAAACTGATGAAGAAACTAAATTGCCATGGAAAAAGTGACCCAAAAGAAGGTACTAATGGAGCAAAGGGGGAAGTGGAGACATCTGCTGATGAGTCTGTGTTATCCAGGGTTAAGGAAACAAAGGATGACTGTAAAGATCAGCTCTGGCACAGCCTTGTGATAGTGACCAATTAGGGGGCAGGGGAACAACAGGGGACATTCACTGCAGGTAAACAAAGAACTGCAGGGGAGGAAAGCCTCTATACCTTGCACTTATACGAGGATGAGCCTAGGGTGTTCTTGGTATCATTTAGGAACAGCATCTTGGCACTAGAACACATTGatgaaaaacacagctgctggGCATGCAAAACAGCTAACCAAATATTAGCAACTGTTGGGAAAAgaatagaggggaaaaatagaGTGTCATTCTTCCCTGCTTCTCTGAATCCACAGTAAATCCACATCCTGATTACATGCAAGGGGGAGGATGGATCCCCCATCTTACAAAAGCTCTAATAGcactgagaaaaatacattgaaaaaagAACGATCAAAGGAATGGCACAGCTTTTTACTGGAGATGACTCATCTGTCTGTTCTGCTTGCAAAAGCTACAGTTGATAGGGGATATAACAGATGTCTGTAAAAGCACAAGTGGCCTGCGGAGTGGGTAGGGATCCATTCTGCCCCATTTACTCTGAAAAAAGAGTTACTGGCATCAAATGAACTACTAGAAGGCGGCTTCAAAGCAAACCAAAGGAGGTAGCTAACTAAGCTGTGGAATTCCTTCCTGTAAGCTGTCATGGAtgctaaaaatgcaaataaattcagAAGGCAAGAAAATACAAAGCGGGCTATGAGATACCAAGACATCTAGCTCAGGAGCTTGTGAAGACACAGACTGCTGAGGCCTGAGAAGACACATGGACACAGCACCGCCTGTTTGCTCTTGCCTGTGTCCAGTGACAGCCGTTGTCGGAGCAGACAACGCTCGACAGACCACGGCGTGACCCAGTACGACCACTGCTGCACGTTCTGGCAGGATCCGGGGGTGCCAGAGCTGTTTTCCCCAGCGGCAGGCTCCCAGACGGTCGCACCGGCCCCTTACCTGGACGGCTGCCATTCAGAGCTGCCTTCCCTTCGACCGCGCGCAGGCGGGAGGACCGCAGCTCTTCCTCCCGGTCCGCGTGGGAGATCATGGCCGGCTCCGCTCCGGGGGGTCCTGCTCGGGGAGAAGAGGGGGGACGtcagcctgcctctgcccttTATCGGGGCGCTCCAATGGGGGGAGCACAACAACCCCCCGAGGAgccccccccgggcagccccagctccgcCGGGCGCCCGCACGCACCCCGCGgtcccccgcagccccccgccgccccggccccgcaccgcgGCGGCTCCCCGCAGCCGCTGTGTGCGGGGAACACGTGATGGCGACGGCCAATGGCGGGCGGCGCCCGCGCCTCTGAGGGAGGCGGAAAATGGCGGGCGGCGGCCCGCGGCCCTCCTGCGGCCCGGTGCCGGCTGCCGGCGGGAGGAGGCGGCCGCTGAAGCCATCTCCTGGCAGCGCGGAGGAGGCCCCCGGGCTGTGCCGGGCGGCCCCGGTGGGCGTTCGCCTCCTCCTTGCCCCCGGTCAGCTGCAATAAAAGGGGAATCCCGAGCAGAATGGCTGGTGGGGACAGCACCAAAATGCACACCTCGGTGTCAGATAGGCCCGCTTCTGTTACAACATGGCTCTACAGCACTAGTAGGGGTGCTGGTTCCCCTGACTTTTAGCTTTAACAATGCATTTTataagatctttaaaaaaaaaaattcaggcaTTGCCCAATAAGGAACCTACTTTCGTTCATTACTTAAATACCATGGATATCTGCCTTAGTCAGAAGCACTGCTAATATATGTAATTGCCCAGAAAGCtcaaatgagagaaaatatgTTACAGAGAGCTTCATCCTGCTGACGTGCCCCAGCGGGGTGCAGCCAGGCCTCCCTCAGCACCCCATGGGCAGGGT
It contains:
- the LOC118249298 gene encoding zinc finger protein 501-like isoform X2, whose product is MISHADREEELRSSRLRAVEGKAALNGSRPAEEGISSKKEEDPHQGIPGPGKPKGLLSELSKEKSSQSIAHDQVPPHRSERVQRPPLGRSQSRVMLHGKSFRRLPDTIQQRNPAAGRLTICGDCGKSFRVSSNLIQHRRIHTGEKPFTCSDCGESFRQRSHLIQHQRIHTGERPYECTECGKSFSMSSKLIRHQITHTGEKPYKCAECGKSFSGNSQLVQHQRVHTGEKPYKCSDCGKSFSVSSALTRHQRVHTGEKPYECAECGKSFSQSSELMKHQRVHTGEKPYECSECGKSFTVSSALIQHRRFHLGERPYGCTECGKSFTVSSHLIQHRRFHTGERPFECTECGKSFLWRSALLRHHRVHTGERPYACADCGDSFRQSAHLIQHRRTHTGERPYACADCGKGFTVSSALLRHQQIHRAGEPQEG
- the LOC118249298 gene encoding zinc finger protein 501-like isoform X1, encoding MEQEDGQLVTNLKGSEEEELPGGPCAGPPGAEPAMISHADREEELRSSRLRAVEGKAALNGSRPAEEGISSKKEEDPHQGIPGPGKPKGLLSELSKEKSSQSIAHDQVPPHRSERVQRPPLGRSQSRVMLHGKSFRRLPDTIQQRNPAAGRLTICGDCGKSFRVSSNLIQHRRIHTGEKPFTCSDCGESFRQRSHLIQHQRIHTGERPYECTECGKSFSMSSKLIRHQITHTGEKPYKCAECGKSFSGNSQLVQHQRVHTGEKPYKCSDCGKSFSVSSALTRHQRVHTGEKPYECAECGKSFSQSSELMKHQRVHTGEKPYECSECGKSFTVSSALIQHRRFHLGERPYGCTECGKSFTVSSHLIQHRRFHTGERPFECTECGKSFLWRSALLRHHRVHTGERPYACADCGDSFRQSAHLIQHRRTHTGERPYACADCGKGFTVSSALLRHQQIHRAGEPQEG